Proteins co-encoded in one Bacillus sp. FSL H8-0547 genomic window:
- a CDS encoding nucleoside hydrolase: MGTKKVLFFGDFGVDDITALMFSYFDDDTDIIGIVADYGNVSKQTALKTAQYLAKLSKTENIPLIGGAARPLTGEIPVYYPEIHGEQGLGPIIPEGEFPVGNFENFEMIRSLITQYNYDVTIVNVGRLTSLATAFVLFPNIVGRVKDIIIMGGAFLYPGNVTPVAEANFYGDPSAANLVLTLANKVSIFPLNVTNYAIIPDEVIQELDQFYKDTNNQFGQILKPMIDYYTNFYKTNNPDIAGGPLHDLLAFWGAVREDKITYVEKPVKVIVESEYARGQSIADFRPYKMLADYPVHRIAVKFDYGAFVSDFQKIMRKE; this comes from the coding sequence ATGGGAACGAAGAAGGTGCTGTTTTTTGGCGATTTTGGAGTGGACGATATCACGGCGCTGATGTTCAGTTATTTTGATGACGATACAGATATCATCGGCATTGTGGCAGACTACGGGAACGTTTCCAAGCAGACGGCTTTAAAAACAGCGCAATACTTGGCAAAGCTGTCAAAAACGGAAAACATTCCGCTTATTGGAGGCGCAGCAAGGCCCCTTACCGGAGAAATTCCTGTCTACTATCCGGAGATCCATGGCGAACAGGGGCTGGGACCCATCATACCGGAAGGAGAATTTCCGGTTGGCAATTTTGAAAACTTTGAAATGATCCGATCATTGATCACTCAATATAACTATGATGTCACAATCGTAAATGTAGGACGCCTTACGTCGCTGGCAACGGCATTTGTTTTATTTCCGAACATTGTCGGAAGGGTGAAAGATATCATTATTATGGGCGGCGCCTTTTTATATCCCGGCAATGTAACACCTGTTGCAGAAGCAAACTTCTACGGCGATCCTTCAGCAGCCAATCTTGTTTTGACCCTTGCGAATAAGGTCTCGATTTTCCCGCTGAATGTTACAAATTACGCAATCATTCCGGATGAGGTTATTCAGGAACTGGATCAATTCTACAAAGACACAAATAATCAGTTTGGCCAGATCTTGAAACCGATGATTGATTACTATACGAATTTTTATAAAACAAACAATCCGGATATCGCAGGCGGCCCGCTTCACGATCTTCTGGCATTCTGGGGCGCAGTCAGGGAAGATAAAATTACCTATGTTGAAAAACCGGTGAAGGTAATCGTAGAATCCGAGTATGCCAGGGGCCAGAGCATCGCTGATTTCAGGCCGTATAAAATGCTCGCAGACTACCCGGTGCACAGAATTGCCGTTAAATTTGATTACGGGGCATTTGTGTCTGATTTTCAAAAGATTATGAGAAAGGAATGA
- a CDS encoding SCO family protein produces the protein MKKWLCLIVSLTLLTGCGSGGIKGALNYEIEDFSYTNQDGKKVGLSDLKGDVWVANFIFTSCDTVCPPMTAHMTELQKQLKAEGLDDVRLVSFSVDPEVDTPEKLKEYAGRYPLSLDNWDFLTGYNQSDIDAFAKNSFKTIVQKPEGQDQVIHGTVFYLVDQNGKVMKDYDGVENVPYEEIIGDAKKIHD, from the coding sequence ATGAAAAAATGGCTGTGTCTTATAGTATCTCTTACTCTCTTAACCGGGTGCGGATCCGGAGGCATTAAGGGGGCGCTCAATTATGAAATTGAAGATTTCTCCTATACAAATCAGGACGGGAAAAAAGTTGGACTGAGTGACCTGAAAGGTGACGTCTGGGTAGCGAATTTTATCTTTACAAGCTGTGACACCGTTTGTCCTCCAATGACTGCCCATATGACAGAACTCCAGAAACAGCTGAAAGCGGAGGGCCTTGATGACGTGAGGCTTGTTTCCTTCAGTGTTGATCCCGAAGTGGACACCCCTGAAAAACTGAAGGAATATGCAGGCAGGTACCCGCTGTCATTAGATAACTGGGATTTCCTTACCGGATATAACCAGAGCGACATAGACGCTTTTGCGAAAAACAGCTTTAAAACGATTGTTCAGAAGCCTGAAGGACAAGATCAGGTGATACATGGAACGGTGTTTTATTTAGTAGACCAAAACGGAAAAGTGATGAAGGACTATGACGGCGTGGAGAATGTGCCGTATGAGGAAATCATCGGGGATGCTAAAAAAATTCATGACTGA
- a CDS encoding SGNH/GDSL hydrolase family protein, with translation MRKSFLVLTGLCLMLAGCDVFSAKPANMAMKPEAAEDPFMKKPIPSDFIESNLNVVAVGDSLTAGVGDADNNGGYVGDVSDLLQLEEEVSSVDVSNFGVRGHKTTDLLKVLGKRDVIEKLREADIILMTIGGNDIMKVTRNHIMDLQLEPYREEQPRFEKRFEKILKTIRSANPDAVIVYTGLYNPFKFMLPELSEIDTIIEEWNQASSKMIMADGNAIFVPTEDLFATRSFGKLLYIDEFHPSETGYSLIADRVYSSLSEQKE, from the coding sequence ATGCGGAAATCGTTTTTAGTGCTGACAGGATTGTGTCTCATGCTTGCCGGATGTGACGTATTTTCTGCAAAGCCTGCTAATATGGCTATGAAACCTGAAGCAGCCGAGGACCCATTCATGAAGAAACCTATCCCCTCTGACTTTATCGAAAGCAATTTAAACGTGGTGGCAGTGGGAGACTCACTGACAGCAGGCGTTGGGGATGCAGATAATAACGGTGGATATGTCGGTGATGTCAGCGATCTTCTGCAGCTTGAAGAAGAGGTTTCTTCAGTAGATGTATCCAACTTCGGCGTCAGGGGACATAAAACAACGGATTTGTTAAAAGTACTTGGCAAACGGGATGTCATTGAAAAGCTGAGAGAAGCAGACATCATTCTGATGACAATCGGCGGAAATGATATCATGAAAGTTACCCGCAATCATATTATGGATCTACAGCTGGAGCCGTACAGAGAAGAACAGCCGCGTTTTGAGAAGCGGTTTGAAAAAATTTTAAAAACAATCCGCAGCGCAAATCCGGATGCCGTTATTGTATACACGGGACTTTACAACCCATTCAAATTCATGCTCCCTGAACTGAGCGAGATTGATACGATTATCGAGGAATGGAATCAGGCGTCAAGCAAGATGATTATGGCGGACGGAAATGCTATATTTGTTCCGACAGAAGATTTGTTTGCAACCAGGTCTTTTGGCAAACTGCTGTATATAGATGAGTTTCACCCCAGTGAAACAGGGTATTCATTAATTGCAGACAGAGTTTATTCAAGTTTGTCTGAACAGAAAGAATAA
- a CDS encoding YpmS family protein, with protein MGKWKLAFIVLLTLNLVFLLFLAVSPFLPAEQPKTETADFNAGDTIPLTVSSSKNDLNRLINYYLVKEAKAEELNYKVLLEDKVNLYGSVKAFGKDVDLTLSFEPQVNENGNMLLKVERLSIGRLPIPVPYVMSYIKKTYPLPEYVYIDPKQESVTVQITELKLKNNLKAKAESFNLKNDDIRFKLFVPADFEK; from the coding sequence ATGGGAAAATGGAAACTCGCATTTATCGTACTGCTCACATTAAATCTGGTATTTCTGCTGTTTTTGGCCGTATCTCCGTTTTTGCCCGCAGAACAGCCGAAAACAGAAACAGCAGATTTCAATGCCGGGGATACGATTCCTCTTACCGTCAGTTCTTCAAAGAACGACCTGAACCGCCTGATTAACTATTATCTGGTGAAAGAAGCAAAAGCAGAGGAACTGAATTACAAGGTTCTGCTTGAAGATAAAGTAAACCTGTATGGCTCGGTAAAGGCTTTTGGAAAAGATGTTGATTTAACGCTCTCATTTGAGCCGCAGGTGAATGAGAACGGCAACATGCTGTTAAAGGTTGAACGTCTTTCTATCGGCAGGCTTCCCATTCCGGTGCCTTATGTTATGAGCTATATTAAAAAGACATATCCGCTGCCTGAGTATGTTTACATTGATCCTAAACAGGAAAGTGTTACTGTCCAGATTACTGAATTGAAGTTAAAAAACAATCTCAAGGCCAAGGCAGAATCATTTAATCTGAAAAATGATGATATCCGGTTCAAGCTGTTTGTGCCGGCGGACTTCGAAAAGTAG
- a CDS encoding FxLYD domain-containing protein: protein MECHYCGEKEIDLLSNYCPYCGKKVFMNEQEWKHYRISKRALIILPAASIGLVWMLLTAADKHEASINEKVIAYQQKAEDTALAGEYEKALVFADKGLALREDYRILEQEKELILGVLQHKEDLHQINAHIQKGNLDQAAKQIAVLSKTFSGHSSPLYAKLKSELEQADRNVTVAEVKKEIETVHTIEELSEKLKEVTVLDAAEAGKVKEQIKAKMVLIGSSAAEENLEEKQFNAAIVSVDKALQYDGDNEKLLSLKEKILSERTHFEQAEQNRLKQIAMAANEEKERTDKVLKTSNPAVEEDEFGDAHITGKVKNISAAPVQSITIYFTVRNEEGTLIEKGKTNVFPNELKPGEEADYSHISYGVKEKVSFAIERMTWHAGQNTISKHQ from the coding sequence ATGGAGTGTCATTATTGCGGTGAAAAAGAAATAGATCTACTTTCGAATTATTGTCCATATTGCGGAAAAAAAGTATTTATGAATGAGCAGGAATGGAAGCATTACCGGATATCCAAGCGTGCCCTGATTATTCTTCCAGCTGCAAGCATCGGGCTTGTTTGGATGCTTCTTACGGCAGCGGATAAGCATGAGGCTTCGATTAATGAAAAAGTGATCGCCTATCAGCAAAAAGCTGAAGATACAGCCCTTGCAGGTGAGTATGAGAAAGCACTTGTTTTTGCAGATAAAGGACTTGCCCTCAGAGAAGACTACCGGATTCTCGAACAGGAAAAAGAATTGATTCTCGGGGTTCTTCAGCATAAAGAAGACCTCCATCAGATCAATGCTCATATCCAAAAAGGAAATCTGGATCAGGCGGCAAAGCAAATAGCCGTGCTGTCAAAAACGTTCAGCGGACATTCATCCCCTCTGTATGCAAAACTTAAATCTGAGCTTGAACAGGCAGACAGAAATGTGACAGTGGCCGAAGTGAAAAAAGAAATAGAAACGGTTCACACGATTGAGGAGCTTTCTGAAAAGCTCAAGGAAGTGACTGTTTTAGATGCAGCTGAAGCAGGTAAAGTGAAAGAACAGATAAAGGCCAAAATGGTTCTGATCGGTTCATCAGCTGCAGAAGAAAATCTTGAAGAAAAGCAATTTAATGCAGCCATTGTGTCTGTAGATAAGGCCCTGCAATATGACGGGGACAATGAAAAACTTCTTTCCTTAAAGGAGAAGATTCTTTCTGAGCGGACCCATTTTGAACAGGCTGAACAGAACAGGCTGAAACAAATAGCCATGGCAGCAAATGAGGAGAAGGAACGGACAGACAAAGTCCTGAAAACGTCGAATCCCGCAGTGGAAGAAGACGAATTTGGTGATGCACATATTACCGGGAAAGTGAAAAACATTTCAGCTGCTCCAGTCCAGTCCATTACGATTTATTTTACTGTAAGGAATGAAGAAGGAACTCTTATTGAAAAGGGGAAAACAAATGTGTTTCCAAATGAACTTAAGCCTGGTGAAGAAGCTGATTACTCACATATCTCATATGGAGTGAAAGAAAAGGTTTCGTTTGCAATTGAACGCATGACATGGCATGCAGGCCAAAACACGATATCTAAGCACCAGTAA
- a CDS encoding trypsin-like peptidase domain-containing protein: MKKNWIISISLSLLIFSAGAAGYVHIKSDAAEKIFSEPSILRESKKEEMQLDLKEIIRETQKKTVMVELEDGTVGSGFLFNKEGDILTNAHVVAGTDEVKVRTTDAKGYDGKVIGISTETDVALVRVEGLKGQEPVRIAEKFDAELGQEILALGSPLGFQNTVTTGIISGTNRDFDLPPYTYKGVHQISAPIAPGNSGGPLIDRKTGHVIGMNSARMEEGEIGFSIPIEDILPLAKTWAQNPMQSLPAYTGLDDSGEMSENKKSETADYLVSYYIESLDFHDYVTAYSLLGSELQSELTYEVFKEQFNRFSSMSIETITTETSGEEIIVHADISVQPKTGGKPSEQMLKASYTVAYENEQAKIIDQEIKEDKR, encoded by the coding sequence ATGAAAAAGAATTGGATTATCAGCATTTCGCTGTCACTCCTTATCTTTTCAGCAGGGGCAGCAGGATATGTTCATATTAAAAGTGATGCTGCAGAAAAAATCTTTTCTGAACCTTCTATTCTGCGTGAATCAAAAAAGGAAGAAATGCAGCTTGATTTAAAGGAAATTATCAGGGAAACGCAGAAAAAAACAGTAATGGTTGAGCTTGAAGATGGAACAGTTGGGTCAGGATTTCTTTTCAACAAGGAAGGCGACATTCTCACAAATGCGCATGTGGTTGCCGGAACAGACGAAGTCAAAGTGAGAACGACGGATGCGAAAGGCTACGACGGGAAGGTTATTGGCATCAGCACTGAAACAGATGTTGCATTAGTAAGAGTGGAGGGGCTAAAAGGGCAAGAGCCGGTACGCATAGCAGAAAAATTTGATGCTGAACTGGGACAGGAAATTCTGGCTCTTGGAAGTCCCTTAGGGTTTCAAAACACGGTAACAACGGGTATTATCAGCGGAACAAACAGAGATTTTGATCTTCCTCCATACACGTATAAAGGCGTACATCAAATATCGGCACCTATTGCCCCGGGAAACAGCGGAGGGCCTCTTATTGACCGTAAAACCGGACATGTTATCGGCATGAACTCTGCGAGAATGGAAGAAGGGGAAATTGGCTTCAGCATACCGATTGAGGATATTTTGCCGCTCGCAAAAACATGGGCGCAAAATCCGATGCAGTCATTGCCTGCATATACAGGTCTTGACGATTCAGGGGAAATGAGTGAAAATAAAAAGTCAGAAACGGCCGATTATCTGGTCAGCTATTACATAGAGAGTCTTGACTTCCACGACTATGTAACGGCGTATTCTCTGCTTGGAAGCGAACTGCAGTCAGAATTGACCTATGAAGTATTTAAAGAGCAGTTTAACCGTTTTTCATCTATGTCAATTGAGACAATCACAACAGAAACATCCGGTGAGGAAATTATCGTGCATGCAGACATATCTGTGCAGCCAAAAACTGGCGGAAAGCCTTCGGAACAGATGTTAAAAGCTTCCTATACAGTGGCCTACGAAAACGAACAGGCCAAAATTATTGACCAGGAGATAAAAGAGGATAAGAGGTGA
- the ypmT gene encoding protein YpmT, with the protein MKRLKDLFLMISAAGLMISMYFGGMAYFAYAEEKYNEVFMNVSYCAVFLSASVYTLHLKDEKKKAQKNN; encoded by the coding sequence GTGAAAAGGTTGAAGGATCTTTTTTTGATGATCAGCGCAGCGGGGCTGATGATTTCTATGTATTTCGGGGGAATGGCGTACTTTGCCTATGCAGAGGAAAAGTACAATGAAGTTTTTATGAACGTATCGTACTGTGCTGTATTCCTAAGTGCTTCGGTTTATACACTTCATTTAAAGGATGAAAAAAAGAAAGCTCAGAAAAATAATTAA
- a CDS encoding DUF4397 domain-containing protein: MNEPNKYAEKAMMYDLLACYYKYTDPQKHVMYYQKHLNAMQKWMYSMQYQAASRVPQGGQLEPGMSRVRVIHASPDAPAVDIYVNGKLTLQNVKYKEISDYLKLPTGQYRVDVYQAGTTNGPVLSEMYMLLPGITYTIAAAGNLNSIRQLPFVDKTFVPAGEASVKFVHLSPDAPAVDIAVKNGDILFKNVQFTQATKNVKVPQGKYDLEVRVAGTDNVVLTVPKVQLKNDTAYTIFAVGFANGTPELEALAAIG; encoded by the coding sequence ATGAACGAACCGAATAAGTATGCCGAAAAAGCCATGATGTATGACCTGCTTGCCTGCTACTATAAATATACAGACCCGCAGAAGCATGTCATGTATTATCAGAAACATTTGAACGCGATGCAGAAATGGATGTACAGCATGCAATATCAGGCAGCCTCGCGAGTTCCGCAGGGAGGCCAGCTTGAGCCTGGGATGTCACGGGTAAGAGTCATCCATGCTTCACCTGATGCCCCGGCAGTTGATATTTATGTGAATGGCAAACTGACCCTTCAAAATGTAAAGTACAAGGAAATCAGCGACTACCTGAAGCTTCCGACCGGCCAGTACCGCGTTGATGTTTACCAGGCAGGAACGACGAACGGCCCGGTTCTGAGTGAAATGTATATGCTCCTGCCAGGCATAACGTATACAATCGCTGCCGCCGGAAACCTGAACTCCATCAGGCAGCTTCCATTTGTGGATAAAACGTTTGTGCCTGCTGGTGAAGCAAGCGTGAAATTTGTCCATCTTTCACCTGATGCACCTGCCGTTGATATTGCCGTTAAAAACGGGGATATCCTCTTTAAAAATGTTCAATTTACGCAGGCAACCAAAAACGTGAAAGTTCCTCAGGGAAAATACGATCTTGAAGTGCGTGTTGCCGGGACAGACAATGTCGTGCTGACGGTTCCAAAAGTACAGCTTAAAAATGATACAGCCTATACGATATTTGCCGTTGGCTTTGCAAATGGGACACCTGAGCTCGAAGCACTTGCTGCAATTGGATAA
- a CDS encoding alpha/beta hydrolase produces MANYEQNIGDVSLSYSDDGEGHCIVLLHGFCGSREYFNKIIPDISEKYRVIACDLRGHGHSSTVKDEFSITSMADDLAKLFDVLEIEKVTMIGHSLGGYITLAFVEKYAHMLHSYGLLHSTALPDDENGKAGREKGIARIEQEGIKGFIDDLVPKLFASENQEPFHAEMETVRQIGYKTPETGAAGALHAMKNRPDRQKVLHNEDLPVLLIAGKKDQIVPPEKTFLHRGNHLTEVILENSGHMGMIEEPEKVVKVIEEFIEKSVIKERNA; encoded by the coding sequence ATGGCAAATTATGAACAGAATATCGGAGACGTATCTTTATCTTATTCAGATGATGGCGAGGGCCATTGCATCGTGCTGCTTCACGGATTTTGCGGAAGCAGGGAATATTTTAACAAAATCATACCGGATATCTCGGAGAAGTACAGAGTCATCGCTTGTGACTTAAGAGGACACGGACATTCAAGCACAGTGAAGGATGAATTCAGCATCACGTCAATGGCGGATGATCTGGCCAAATTGTTTGACGTCCTTGAAATCGAGAAAGTCACAATGATTGGACATTCGCTTGGAGGATATATCACACTTGCATTTGTTGAAAAATATGCGCACATGCTCCATTCATACGGGCTATTGCATTCAACGGCGCTCCCGGATGATGAAAACGGGAAAGCGGGCCGGGAAAAAGGCATTGCGAGAATTGAACAAGAGGGAATAAAAGGGTTTATTGATGATTTAGTGCCGAAGCTGTTTGCTTCAGAAAATCAGGAGCCGTTCCATGCAGAAATGGAGACGGTGAGGCAGATTGGATATAAAACACCTGAAACCGGGGCAGCAGGCGCGCTGCACGCGATGAAAAACCGTCCTGACAGGCAAAAGGTCCTTCATAATGAAGACTTGCCTGTCCTGCTTATTGCCGGCAAAAAAGATCAGATTGTACCGCCTGAAAAAACCTTTTTGCATAGGGGGAACCATCTAACAGAAGTCATTCTTGAAAATAGCGGACACATGGGAATGATAGAGGAACCTGAAAAGGTGGTAAAAGTCATAGAGGAGTTTATTGAGAAGTCTGTTATAAAGGAGAGAAATGCATGA
- a CDS encoding SDR family NAD(P)-dependent oxidoreductase has translation MKYTVITGASSGIGYEAALAFARRGKHLIVAARREDQLLELKNQIHKINPELETVIRPVDLSVPEHARSFYDSLKEYDLETWVNNAGFGNFASVGEQNLEKIETMLQLNIQALTILSTLFARDYSSSEGAQLLNISSAGGYTIVEGAVTYCATKFYVSAFTEGMAQELKGKGAKMQAKVLAPAATETEFAKRSMDLEDFSYSQSMPKFHTAQEMAQFLLDLYDSSKTVGIVDGESYEFTLRDPIFSYAQRKQND, from the coding sequence ATGAAATATACAGTCATTACAGGTGCCAGTTCAGGAATTGGGTACGAAGCGGCACTTGCGTTTGCCAGAAGAGGAAAACATCTGATTGTTGCTGCAAGAAGAGAGGATCAGCTTCTAGAATTAAAAAATCAGATACACAAAATAAACCCTGAGCTTGAAACAGTGATAAGACCTGTAGATTTATCTGTTCCGGAACATGCACGGTCTTTTTACGACAGTTTAAAGGAATATGACCTTGAAACATGGGTCAACAACGCAGGCTTTGGAAACTTTGCCTCTGTAGGGGAGCAGAACCTGGAAAAAATAGAGACCATGCTGCAGCTTAATATTCAGGCTCTGACGATTTTATCCACCCTGTTTGCAAGAGACTACTCATCCAGCGAGGGAGCTCAGCTTCTGAATATATCATCTGCAGGCGGCTATACCATTGTAGAAGGTGCTGTGACTTATTGCGCGACAAAATTTTATGTGAGTGCCTTTACTGAAGGAATGGCTCAGGAATTGAAAGGAAAAGGCGCAAAGATGCAGGCTAAAGTACTTGCCCCGGCAGCAACAGAAACAGAATTTGCAAAGCGCTCCATGGACCTTGAGGACTTCAGCTACAGTCAATCCATGCCGAAATTCCATACGGCACAGGAAATGGCTCAATTTCTCCTTGATTTATATGACAGCAGCAAAACAGTAGGTATTGTGGATGGAGAAAGCTATGAGTTTACGCTCAGAGATCCAATATTTTCTTATGCACAGAGAAAACAAAATGATTAA
- a CDS encoding DNA alkylation repair protein codes for MTAPYLCPNCKTNRTRFNLIEQTPKSVKLDPQTGDVIQEFSQEALDPFHLAYRGPHYKVQCGVCGLIEDELTFVKLAELNQN; via the coding sequence ATGACTGCACCATACTTATGCCCGAACTGCAAAACAAACCGCACGCGCTTTAATTTAATTGAACAGACGCCAAAGTCTGTTAAGCTGGATCCGCAGACAGGCGATGTCATTCAGGAATTTTCTCAGGAAGCCCTTGATCCGTTCCATCTCGCCTATAGAGGGCCGCATTATAAAGTACAATGCGGTGTATGCGGACTGATTGAAGATGAACTGACGTTTGTAAAGCTTGCCGAATTAAACCAGAACTAA
- a CDS encoding MarR family transcriptional regulator, translating into MKKREEKMYDLESLMRSIFRQLRNEINVVLGSVLSRNEFIILKSLKENGPQNASNLAKELDVSASHITAVTDSLLSKALITRKRSPNDRRITLIDLTEDGQTVLSELEKKKTEYFSERFDCFTDDELQNLIQLFGKLDRTKP; encoded by the coding sequence GTGAAAAAACGCGAAGAAAAAATGTATGATTTAGAGTCGCTCATGAGAAGCATTTTCCGCCAGCTGCGGAATGAGATAAACGTTGTCCTCGGCAGCGTTCTTTCAAGGAATGAATTTATTATTTTAAAGTCATTAAAAGAAAATGGTCCTCAAAATGCGTCCAACCTGGCAAAAGAGCTTGATGTTTCCGCAAGCCATATAACGGCGGTAACAGACTCCCTGCTTTCGAAAGCGTTAATTACACGGAAAAGGTCCCCTAATGACCGGAGAATTACGCTGATCGATTTGACCGAAGACGGGCAGACCGTTTTAAGTGAACTGGAAAAAAAGAAGACAGAGTATTTTTCCGAAAGATTCGACTGTTTTACCGATGATGAACTGCAAAATCTGATTCAGCTTTTCGGAAAACTCGACCGGACAAAACCGTGA
- the msrA gene encoding peptide-methionine (S)-S-oxide reductase MsrA, which translates to MTEKTYELATFAGGCFWCMVQPFDELPGIEKIVSGYTGGHKENPTYEEVCSETTGHYEAVQITFNPDIFPYERLLELYWQQIDPTDAGGQFFDRGDSYRTAIFFHNERQQQLAEESKQKLEASGRFKKPIVTEILPAKPFYEAEEYHQDYYQKSPVRYNQYRKGSGRDAYIKEHWNKSSLKEKLTPIQYEVTQNNGTERPFQNEYYDNEQDGIYVDIVSGKPLFSSTDKYDAGCGWPSFTRPLSDYEIVEKKDFSHFMIRTEVRSKSADSHLGHVFNDGPGPNGLRYCINSAALRFVPKEELEKEGYGKFLGLFQ; encoded by the coding sequence ATGACTGAAAAAACATACGAACTCGCTACCTTTGCAGGAGGATGCTTCTGGTGCATGGTGCAGCCGTTTGATGAGCTGCCGGGCATTGAAAAAATCGTTTCCGGCTATACAGGAGGCCATAAAGAAAATCCAACTTATGAAGAAGTCTGCAGTGAAACTACAGGCCACTATGAAGCTGTGCAGATCACATTTAATCCTGACATCTTTCCATATGAGCGCCTGCTTGAATTATACTGGCAGCAAATTGATCCGACAGATGCCGGAGGCCAATTCTTTGATCGCGGGGATTCCTACCGCACAGCTATTTTCTTCCATAATGAAAGGCAGCAGCAGCTTGCTGAAGAATCAAAACAAAAACTCGAAGCAAGCGGCCGCTTCAAAAAGCCCATTGTCACGGAAATATTGCCGGCAAAGCCTTTCTATGAAGCAGAGGAATACCACCAGGACTATTACCAAAAAAGCCCGGTTCGCTATAATCAGTACCGCAAAGGCTCAGGCCGCGATGCGTATATTAAAGAACACTGGAATAAAAGCAGCCTGAAAGAAAAACTCACGCCGATCCAGTACGAAGTTACCCAGAACAACGGAACTGAGCGTCCTTTTCAGAATGAATACTACGACAATGAACAAGATGGCATTTACGTGGACATCGTCTCTGGAAAACCTCTTTTCAGTTCAACAGACAAATACGATGCAGGATGCGGCTGGCCGAGTTTTACGCGCCCGCTGTCAGATTATGAAATTGTCGAGAAAAAGGATTTTTCTCACTTTATGATCCGTACGGAAGTAAGAAGCAAATCTGCGGATTCTCATTTAGGACATGTGTTTAACGATGGGCCGGGTCCAAACGGCTTAAGATACTGCATAAATTCAGCTGCTCTCAGATTTGTTCCAAAGGAAGAACTTGAAAAAGAAGGGTACGGAAAATTTTTAGGGCTTTTCCAGTAA
- a CDS encoding LysR family transcriptional regulator produces MQLDWIRTYVTLVQLRHFTKTSEFLNLSQPTISIHLKKLEDFVGTSLIKRSAPNRPFELTDAGRHVFEEGKKMLEISMTIERIKEKNNEVLLKLGATHTVSDVLLPDFVKKIKTIYPHVRLQLTIKNHEQIVDGLKQHKLDLALVEGKRGLEPFKVNVISRDELRFYASHHISIRTSPLLLRERGSGTREYADQFLLSERIDPVEVIEAGSHYLIKQLAVRGLGAAFLSHSMVKDEVENGKLVPLESHVVYRPFYAVHDEIAAAPFIEELLPLLLYA; encoded by the coding sequence ATGCAGCTAGACTGGATTCGAACCTATGTAACGCTTGTACAGCTTCGACACTTCACAAAGACAAGTGAATTTCTTAATCTTTCACAGCCTACTATCAGTATTCACCTGAAGAAACTGGAGGACTTCGTCGGAACAAGTTTAATAAAAAGATCGGCACCAAACCGGCCATTTGAATTAACGGATGCGGGAAGGCACGTTTTTGAAGAGGGGAAAAAAATGCTTGAGATCAGCATGACCATCGAGCGGATAAAAGAGAAAAACAACGAGGTTTTGTTAAAACTGGGAGCAACGCATACAGTCAGTGACGTCCTGCTGCCTGATTTTGTTAAAAAAATTAAAACCATCTATCCGCATGTGCGCCTTCAGCTCACCATCAAAAATCATGAACAGATTGTTGACGGGCTTAAGCAGCACAAGCTTGACCTTGCCCTCGTTGAAGGAAAACGAGGACTTGAGCCATTTAAAGTGAACGTTATCAGCAGGGATGAACTGAGGTTTTATGCCAGTCATCACATTTCAATCAGGACTTCTCCTCTCCTCCTCAGAGAGAGAGGTTCAGGCACAAGAGAATACGCTGATCAATTTCTTCTGTCTGAGAGAATCGATCCTGTTGAAGTTATTGAGGCAGGCAGCCACTATCTCATTAAACAGCTGGCAGTAAGAGGGCTTGGCGCGGCGTTCCTTTCCCATTCGATGGTCAAAGATGAAGTAGAAAACGGAAAGCTCGTTCCTCTCGAATCTCATGTTGTCTACCGGCCGTTTTATGCTGTTCATGATGAAATAGCTGCAGCTCCGTTCATAGAAGAACTGCTTCCTTTGCTTCTATATGCATAA